In the Lepus europaeus isolate LE1 chromosome 10, mLepTim1.pri, whole genome shotgun sequence genome, agtagatgagtggataaagatgTTGTTTATGAGTAAATACCCAACAAAAATACTTTTTagccttaaaaataagaaaatctaatCATTTGCAGTAATATAGATGAACTTGGAGGACATTATGTAAGTGGAATAAGCCAGGCCTGGCAAGGCAAATACCAGCTCACCTCACTTATATCTGGAACCTAAAGACATTGAGCCCACAGAAGCAGACattagaatggtggttaccaggcaCAGGATGAAGAGCAGCTTAGGATGGTTAGGAAATATTGACTGAAGGATACAACATCTCAGAGATAGGAATAAGTTCAAGAAGTCTATTGTACAACATGATGTCTAAAGAATATATTCttgaaaattacaaaagtaaAATTGCATTTGAGACTtgcaaaaagaaatcagcatagaTTCCTTTTGAAGAAACTATATGTTCTGAAGTAATCCAATAACCAATGGTTTCATTAAGAATTTTAAGATACTATTGAAAATATTGTATCATTCCTGAGCTCCAGCCAAAGGAGAAGGGGGGTAAGTAAGGAGGTCTTTATACCATGGCTCGTACAAAGCAGACTGCCCGCAATTCGACTGGTGGTAAATCACCCAGGAAGCAACTGGCTACAAAAGCCGCTCGCAAGAGTGCACCCTCTACTGGAAGGGTGAAGAAACCTCATCGTTGCAGGCCCAGTACTGTGGCACTTCGTGAAATCAGACGTTATCAGAAGTCCACTGAGCTTCTGATTTGCAAACTCCTCTTCCAGCGTCTGGTGCGAGAAATCGCTCAGGACTTCAAAACAGATCTGCACTTCCAGAGCGCAGCTATTGGTGCTTTGCAGGAGGCAAGTGAGGCCTATCTGGTTGGCCTTTTTGAAGACACCAACCTGTGTGCTATCCATGCCAAACGTGTAACAATTATGCCAAAAGACATCCAGCTAGCACACCGCATACATGGAGAACGTGCTTAAGAATCCACTATGATGGGAAACATTTcattctcaaaatttttttttctcttcttcctattATTGGTAGTTCTGAATGTTAGATATTTTTTTCCATGGGGTCAAAAGGTACCTAAGTATATGATTGCGAGTGGAAAATAGGGGACAGAAATCAGGTATTGgcagtttttccattttcatttgtgtgtggatttttaatataaatacgGGGATGTAAAGCATTAATGCAAGTCAAAATGTTTCAGTGAACAAGTTTCAGCAGTTCAActttataacaattataaataaacctgttaaatttttctggaaaaaaaagaaaagaaaaaattgtatCATTCCTAAAATGCTTCTTTTTGACTATAGTCTATGTAATATAATCAAAACTATAACCATGCCAATTTCAGAAATTTCAGCCATAAAGAAACTAAACCAACTCAAGCATAAGCCCTAACCATGCCCCTATTTCTGCTTATTCACTCATCCTTTATATGCAAAAGCAGTTAGACATAAAATGTCTTTATAGTGATTATAATTCAGGAGAAGCTGGCTACCCTGTGCTAAAAGTTTCCACTCCTATAAATGTCCATTTCTTAAGCCAAATCAAGGACTACCATTCCCAGGGAAAGAATTTGGTGCATcaattaaaccactgcttgggatgcctgcatcccatagagaAGCACCTGGGCTCTATTCCCCTTTCTAcattctgggaggtagcaagtgaagacttaagtgcttggatccctgccacccacttgggagacccacactgagtttgactcttgactttggcttggcccattcctggctgttgtagcatttggggagtgtaccagtggatgggagatctctctgtgtccc is a window encoding:
- the LOC133767838 gene encoding histone H3.3A-like is translated as MARTKQTARNSTGGKSPRKQLATKAARKSAPSTGRVKKPHRCRPSTVALREIRRYQKSTELLICKLLFQRLVREIAQDFKTDLHFQSAAIGALQEASEAYLVGLFEDTNLCAIHAKRVTIMPKDIQLAHRIHGERA